The genomic segment ACGGCGAAATCGGTGTGCCGCATTCGGTCGAACAGGCGCTCGATGCGTTGCGCTCGCAGGCCAGCGTGCGATACGACCCGCAGATCGTCGAGCGTTGCATCGAGCTGATGCGCGACCCGGCGAGTCTCGGTATCGCGGCGTCCGTCGCGGAGATCAAGTCCGCGCAGCTGCGCGAAGGGATGCAGCTCGCCGACGATCTGCGCACGCATCGCGGCGTGCTGCTGATGACGAAGGGCAGCGTGATGTCGGCGCACCAGATCGAGCTCGTGCGCCGTTTCGAGACGCGGGAAGGGACGCCGTTCGACATTCTCGTTCTGGCCGGCGCGGCCGCATCGATGCAGGCGCACAACGCAGGCGCGCCGCCCGGCTGACGCAGGACACCTGGCCTGATGGACGCCGCGCGCGCTCGGCCGCACGGCGGCAACGCCTTCACACCGATTCGGTCGCTCGATCATGCACGGCACCTATGACCTCCCGCTCGTCCTGCTGTCGCTTGCGATCGCGACGCTGGCCTCCTATACGACGCTCGACCTGGCCGCGTTCATTTCGCTGCTCGACAACCCGAAGCTCAAGCGTGCGTGGCTGGGCGGCGGCGCGGCCGCGATGGGAACCGGGATCTGGTCGATGCATTTCGTCGGCATGCTCGCGTTTTCGCTGCCGATCCCGCTCGGTTATGCACTGCCGGATACCGGCGCGTCGCTGGCGATCGCCGTGCTCGTGTCGTATTTCGCGCTGAACGTCGTCACGCGCGCGCGGCTGGGCTGGCGGCGGCTGTTCGCGGGCGGTGCGCTGATGGGCGGCGGGATTGCCGGCATGCATTACACGGGGATGGCCGCGATGCACATGCAGCCCGGCATTCGCTACGATCCCGCGCTGTTTGCCGCATCGATCGGCATCGCGGTGATCGCGTCGACTGCCGCGCTGTGGATCGCGCAGGCGCTGCGCGTGCGGCAGGCGCGTCATGCGACCGCGCAACGCGTCGGCGCGGCCTTCATCATGGGCATCGCCATTACCGGCATGCACTATACGGGGATGGCGGCGGCCCATTTCGCGCCGGACGCGCGATGCGGCACCGCGAACGGGATCGACGCGCCGTGGCTCGCGACGACCGTCGCGCTGTTTACGATGGCGACGCTGATCGTCACGCTGCTGCTCAGCCGCTTCGATGCGCGCACAACCTTTCTGCGCGGGATGGCCGACACGCTCGAGCGGCTCGTGAAAATGCGCACCGCGGAACTCGAACGTGCGTTGCACCGCTACGAGCAGACGACGGAGATGCTGCAGCGCACGCGCGAGAACATGGCGACCGAGATCGACGAACGCAAGGCCGCGCAGGCGCGGCTCGAACAGGAGAAGGACGAGCAGCGGCGCCTTCTGCACGTGCTCGAGGCAACCCACGTGCAGTTGCTGCAGTCGGAAAAGCTCGCGTCGATCGGCCAGCTCGCGGCGGGCGTCGCGCACGAGATCAACAATCCGATCGGCTTCGTCAGTGCGAACCTCAATACGTTGAAGACATGGGTGCGAAGCCTGCTCGATGTGGTCGCGGCGCATGAAGCGGCGCTGCCGCAGCTCGACCCGGCCGCGCGCGATGCGCTGACGGCGATGGGCCGCGCCGCGGATCTGGACTACGTCCGCGACGAGATCGTGACGCTGATCGACGAATCGATCGATGGTGCGGTGCGGGTGCGGCGCATCGTGCAGGACCTGCGCGATTTCTCGCGCCCGGGCAGCGACGAGTGGAGCGTGGTCGATCTCCATGCGGGCCTCGAGAGCACGCTCAACGTCGTCCATAACGAACTGAAGTACAAGGCCGACATCGTGCGCGATTACGGCGACCTGCCGCAGGTCGAATGCCTGCCGTCGCAGTTGAACCAGGTGTTCATGAACCTGCTGGTCAACGCGGCGCAGGCGATTCCCGAGCGTGGCGTGATCACGATCCGCACGTCGAGCGATGGCGAGCAGGTGTCGATCGCGATCAGCGACACCGGAACGGGCATGACGCCCGACGTCGTCCGGCGGATCTTCGATCCGTTCTTCACGACGAAGCCGGTCGGGCAGGGAACCGGGCTTGGCTTGTCGGTATCGCACGGCATCGTCGAGCGCCATCGCGGCACGATCGACGTGACGAGCGAACCCGGGCGCGGCACGACGTTCTGCGTGCGGCTGCCGGTCCGGCGGGCCCGCGACGACGCGAACGCGGCGGAGCTGGAGCAGCGGGCATGAGGATGCGATCGAGACTGCCGTGCGTGTGCGGGAAGCGCGTACGCGATTCAGCGTGAATTCGATGCTCGCGTACCAGGTGTCGCTGCGCGGCGCCGCTCAGGTAATCGGCCGCTGAAGAATGACGATCCCGTCGTTGTAGTCGCGGTCGGCGCCGTCCTCGGCGCCGAGCCGGCCGAGCCACACTTGATCGCCCGCGGACAGCGGTGCGACGCGCGCGTCGGTCGCGGACTTCCTGCCGTTGGCCGATGCGTCGATCCGGATCTTGCCGCCTTTCGAGCTCAGCGTGAACTGCCTGATGCCGTCGTTGCCGTTGCCGACGAACGACGCGGCCGGTTCGCGCGCATCGTCGATGAACAGCTTCAGGTCCTGCCGGTCGGCGGCATTCGCGTGGAAGATCGCCTTGAAGGCGGTGTTCGGCGGCAGGTTGAAATTGCCGTCGCGGTTCGACGACGGCTGGAAACCGGGCTAACCGGGCTGTTTCGTATCCGGCCGGCTGCCGGCGATCTCGATCGTCGTTTCCCAGCGGAAATAGCCTAATACCGCACCGTCGCGATCGAGCACGGCGAAGTCGGCCGTGCACGTGGTAG from the Burkholderia pyrrocinia genome contains:
- a CDS encoding histidine kinase — encoded protein: MHGTYDLPLVLLSLAIATLASYTTLDLAAFISLLDNPKLKRAWLGGGAAAMGTGIWSMHFVGMLAFSLPIPLGYALPDTGASLAIAVLVSYFALNVVTRARLGWRRLFAGGALMGGGIAGMHYTGMAAMHMQPGIRYDPALFAASIGIAVIASTAALWIAQALRVRQARHATAQRVGAAFIMGIAITGMHYTGMAAAHFAPDARCGTANGIDAPWLATTVALFTMATLIVTLLLSRFDARTTFLRGMADTLERLVKMRTAELERALHRYEQTTEMLQRTRENMATEIDERKAAQARLEQEKDEQRRLLHVLEATHVQLLQSEKLASIGQLAAGVAHEINNPIGFVSANLNTLKTWVRSLLDVVAAHEAALPQLDPAARDALTAMGRAADLDYVRDEIVTLIDESIDGAVRVRRIVQDLRDFSRPGSDEWSVVDLHAGLESTLNVVHNELKYKADIVRDYGDLPQVECLPSQLNQVFMNLLVNAAQAIPERGVITIRTSSDGEQVSIAISDTGTGMTPDVVRRIFDPFFTTKPVGQGTGLGLSVSHGIVERHRGTIDVTSEPGRGTTFCVRLPVRRARDDANAAELEQRA
- a CDS encoding fucose-binding lectin II, whose amino-acid sequence is MPPNTAFKAIFHANAADRQDLKLFIDDAREPAASFVGNGNDGIRQFTLSSKGGKIRIDASANGRKSATDARVAPLSAGDQVWLGRLGAEDGADRDYNDGIVILQRPIT